CGCGGCGCATCGCTTCGGATCTGGAAGTAGAGCGACATCGGGACCTTGCGATCGACCGCACCATCCGGTGCAAGCGGGATCGGCTCGCCGCGCAGCTGCCAGGTCATCGTTTCGCCGCCGGTGCCAATCACCAGATCGGATATGGCGAGCGGCCCCGCCGCGAGGCCCGGCGTCATCACATCCCACGCACGTCCGCGCCGGCTGGTTCCCTGTGCCGCGACGAGGCTCCAGGAGGTGACTCCCGGGGTCGAGTGCACGACGAGAAAGCCGTCGAGTTCGGGATTGTGGATGTTGGAATCGGGGACGTTCCATCGACGGGTGAACGCCGTGTCGGTCCAGCTGTCGACAGTCGGATTCCAGGTTCGAAGCGCCATCTCGACCGACGCAGTCGGCGTCGGGGCGTTGGGCTGGATGGCGACATCCTTGGCGTCGAGGGCGTAGGTCACCAGTGCGATCGACGAGCCGTTGCCTGGATCCCAAAGGCGATGGAGCCGCGCTCGCATGTCGATCGTCTTGTCGGCGCGGACAGAGTTGTCGTCGAAGGTGGTGGCGGTTGCGATAGCCTGCCGGTCCTGAACACGGATGTGTTCCACGTCTTCGGGCTTGAGAAGTTTCATTCTAGCCAAGTCCGTCATGCCACACCGTTTCGGATCCACATCGCAGAAATAGTCGCCGACCACGCCCGTCACGAGGCGAGTGGCCTGAACGGACCCGTCGAACCCTTCCCCCTCGAAACTCAGGAGCATGGTTTCACCGTCGATCGTGTACTTCCAGACCTCGCGAACAACATGACTCGTACCGCAGCCGATTCCGCCTCCCTTCGCCGGGACCGTGTCATGTGGCAGTTTGGGCTTCGGCGGTGGAGTGATTGGGCAGGACCATGGTACGCGTTGATCCGGCCGCCCAAACCGCATCCAGATCACGCCACGATCATCGTAGTCCGTCTGCCACCGCATGTAGTCCCGCCAGAGCGCAGCAGGTTGGGCTCCAGGATCGGGCGCGCTGTTCAAGTCGTCGGCGGTACCTTCGCCGGGCGGTCCTCCGTCCTCCCGCACCGCCGGTGTTGTCCGGAGCGAATTCCGCATCACCTTCGCGACATGCAGCCGGAAGTTCACTTCCACGAACTCGAGCCTTGCGAAGTGTTCGGCGATCCGCGCCCCGAACGGCTGGCCGTCGCGCACATCGCGAGAGAGGAGGCGATCGCGAACCCACGGCCCGTAAGAGCCTGAGGACACCGTATCCCATTCCTTCCGCTCGTCCGGCGTCAGAAACCATTGCAGATGCCAGTCAACTTCGCGGCGCGCGGCCGAGTCGTGCGCGGCATTCGCAGCGGCCTGAAACTCCTTCATTCCGTTGACCGTGTCGGCAGCACGAAACGAGACGCGTGCCAGCCGGAGCAGATGCCAGGTGGAATCGCTTCCAGTGGCGATCCCACGCGTCGCGCAGCTCTTCGCCGCCATGGTGTTGTTGACGCGCAGCGCCAACTCGGCGCAGGCGCGAAGTGTCGGCGCCGTCGGCGTCCCGTGCTGCGTGACTGAGAGAATTGCCGCGAGGGCGTCGCGCATGTTGTCGGGCTCGTCGCCGTTCAGCGCTTCGATCGACAGCACCTCGGCGGCCCGGGTGTCAGTGGGGCGCTCCTTCAGCGCTTCGATCATGGCGCGTTGGCTCCCCTGACTCCACGAGTTCCCCGCAACCATGAGCGGCCCGTCGTGCGCCAGCGCGCCATCGGCATCGAGCCGCGCGCGGGCGCAACCGAGCGCGACCCATTGATCTGCCGAGGGCTTGCCGGTGATTGCCGGCTGCGCCACACGTCGCTCGGCGTCGAGGAGTGCGTTGCGGTTCTGGGCGCCAGACCTGGGACAGGCGTGGTCGAGAAGGGCGCCGAGGTCGGCGATGATTCCCGGCTTCGGGATCGCCGGGAAATTCTGCGCCGGCAGTTGCTGCAGTGCGAGGAGGATGATCAACATCGCTCTGCCGCCATCAGTTTCCCTCGATCAATCGTGATGACCGAATCGGAATCCCTTCGAGGAGCAACGAGGCGAGGACCCCTTCGACCGGCTCGTCGCCGAGAGGAATGGCGACCCGGCTGTCGGGGAGGGGGAGGAGAAGCTGCGGCGTGATCCGCGGCGCGGGCGCCGGCGCGAATGGATCGAGATCGAGGAGGAGGAGTCGGCGAGGCATGCCGAAGAGTGGCAGTCGTCGAGCCCGGTGTCGCAACACCTGAACGCTGAACGGTACCGGAGCGCGCAGCATTGGTGGCCACGCGACCGACGAGGGATGCCGGCAGCAACTGCGGACTCACGATCCCGACACCGGCACGATCCGGATCAATCGCCCCTGGTTTTCTTCCCGCCCGACCACCTGTACCAGGGTACTCTGGTCGGGCGGAATCGACGACACCATCGGCGGTCCAAAGCCGCTCCCGCGGCCGCCGGGGCGCGCAATGATGATCGGCCGCGCGATCATGCGGGAGGTCCTGGTGATCGGCGCCCAGATGGCCCATTCGACCGGGACCCAGAGTCCGGGCGACGGCTCGCCAAAATGCATGTCGCCGCCGGCCGATTTGTCGGGGATGCCATTCGGCAGGTTGCGGTGGACGTAGCTCAGCCGCCGGAGGGTCAATGTCGCGCGGTCGAGCACCATCGTGCCGTTCAGGTCGACGTGCTTCGGCTTGCCGGCGGGCTCGAACTGGATGAACACGGAGTCGCCGCTCCCGTGGTCCTTCTCGAGGGTGAAGCAATGCGTTTCGAGAAACCAGTCGGAGAAGAGGACCTGAAGATCGGGACCGTAGTACAGTTCCCCGCCCCCCTGCTCTTCGGTGAGCGGTCGCTCGAATCCGATCTGCGCGAGGAGATCGGGGGCGATCGATCGCACCGGCCAGGTTCGCAGTGAGCCGGCACTGGTATCGGAGGAGACCGTGCTGTCTCGATTCTTCTTCGTGACGATGGTGTGCACCAGCTGCACGTTGAAGGCGAGGTGACTCGAGCGCATCGTCGCGTCCATCACCTGCAACGCGCTGTGGGCTGCGTCGAAGAGTCCACCGAATGTCTCGGGCGTCAGTTCGGACTTGCCACACGATCGCTTGCCGCCGAGGGCGTGCAGTTCGGGGAGGGAGACCACCGTCGGCAACAGCACGACCGCCGGCACGGTGACGAGCGACGACGTGACGTCGATCGCGATCGGTGCGTGGCGTGAATAGCCGATCGCCGCAAAACGGATTTCGACGCGGCGGCCGCTATCGGCGGTGAATTCCCAACCGCCCGAGGCGCCGGTGAACGCCTGATGGATCAGCTTGCCATCGGGGTCGAACAGTTCGACCAGCGCTCCCGAGATCGGCGCGTGCGACATGCTGTCGACCAGGCGGCCGCGGATCGTCTGCGCAGCGACCGACCGAAGCGGTGTCGCGAAGAGGACGATCGCAGCGAACTGCACGCAACGAGAGATTCTCATCGGAGATCGAGCCCCGCCCGGCGGCGGACGAGCGCGCGGCCCGCAGCATCGACCAACCGCACTTCGACGCGGTAGGAACCGCGGTCGAGATTGGAGAGATCGACGATCGGCGCCACTTCATTGATCCCGGAGTGCACCGCCTGGTCGAACGTCACCTGCAGCGCCGCCGAATCGCTGACGACGCCATCCCGGATCGGATAGAGCGCTACCGTCGTGCGAAGGCCATCGCGTTGGGTCTCGCTGCGAATCTGGTAATACATCGAGACGGTGTCGCGGCGATCGACGGCGTTGGTCGGCGCAAGCGGAATCGGTTCTCCATGCAGTCGCCATGACAGACCCTGCGCGGACGAACCGA
This region of Gemmatimonadales bacterium genomic DNA includes:
- a CDS encoding carboxypeptidase-like regulatory domain-containing protein, with protein sequence MRISRCVQFAAIVLFATPLRSVAAQTIRGRLVDSMSHAPISGALVELFDPDGKLIHQAFTGASGGWEFTADSGRRVEIRFAAIGYSRHAPIAIDVTSSLVTVPAVVLLPTVVSLPELHALGGKRSCGKSELTPETFGGLFDAAHSALQVMDATMRSSHLAFNVQLVHTIVTKKNRDSTVSSDTSAGSLRTWPVRSIAPDLLAQIGFERPLTEEQGGGELYYGPDLQVLFSDWFLETHCFTLEKDHGSGDSVFIQFEPAGKPKHVDLNGTMVLDRATLTLRRLSYVHRNLPNGIPDKSAGGDMHFGEPSPGLWVPVEWAIWAPITRTSRMIARPIIIARPGGRGSGFGPPMVSSIPPDQSTLVQVVGREENQGRLIRIVPVSGS